Proteins from a single region of bacterium:
- a CDS encoding efflux transporter outer membrane subunit gives MLTAVAMALATMGVSGCMVGPDYLRPTAPVADDWIDDGPAVRHDPTRAELWWEVFQDPILNDLIVRAVANNRSLRAAALRVVQSQAQRGIAIGGLYPQTQELNGGYQRQVLSRNAFGFGSTPGIDNNIDVWNLGFDAAWEVDLWGRFRRGIEAADAELLATLADYDDALVSLLGDVAATYVQLRLADDRLAIARANVAVQQDALDIARIRFEAGGTSELDVQQATNLLRDTEATIPQFQVLRRQAEDALCALVGLPPGELADILEPGPIPSVPPTIAVGIPSELLQRRPDIRRAERQLAAASANIGVAKADLFPRLSLSGSVGLSAEQAAELFAGRSFAAVGGPTFEWPIFNYGRLINNVRAQDAAFQALVAVYEDTVLRAQQEVEDALIGYVRGAAAVAILERSVTAANRAVELSIIQYREGATDYTRVLDTQQAKLTSDDRLANQRGTLTLAVVNLYKALGGGWQQREGRPLIPEETKDAMRARTWYGSMLDPAEQEADVDQAERDLEPDRPWSDFRWWWPQW, from the coding sequence GTGCTCACGGCCGTCGCCATGGCGCTCGCGACGATGGGAGTCTCGGGCTGCATGGTCGGACCGGACTACCTCCGCCCGACGGCCCCGGTGGCCGACGACTGGATCGACGACGGCCCCGCCGTTCGCCACGATCCCACGCGGGCGGAGCTGTGGTGGGAGGTCTTCCAGGACCCGATCCTGAACGACCTGATCGTCCGCGCCGTCGCCAACAACCGCTCGTTGCGCGCCGCCGCGCTCCGCGTGGTCCAGTCGCAGGCCCAGCGCGGCATCGCCATCGGCGGCCTCTATCCACAGACGCAGGAGCTGAACGGCGGCTATCAACGCCAGGTCCTCAGCCGCAACGCCTTCGGGTTCGGCAGCACGCCCGGCATCGACAACAACATCGACGTCTGGAACCTCGGCTTCGACGCGGCCTGGGAGGTGGACCTGTGGGGCCGGTTCCGCCGCGGCATCGAGGCCGCCGACGCCGAGCTGCTCGCGACCCTCGCCGACTACGACGACGCCCTCGTGAGCCTCCTCGGCGACGTCGCCGCCACCTACGTGCAGCTGCGCCTCGCCGACGACCGCCTCGCCATCGCGCGCGCCAACGTGGCCGTGCAGCAGGACGCGCTCGACATCGCGCGCATCCGCTTCGAGGCCGGCGGCACCTCGGAGCTCGACGTCCAGCAGGCGACGAACCTCCTGCGCGACACCGAGGCCACGATCCCGCAGTTCCAGGTGCTCCGCCGCCAGGCCGAGGATGCGCTCTGCGCGCTCGTCGGCCTTCCGCCCGGCGAGCTCGCCGACATCCTCGAGCCCGGCCCGATCCCGAGCGTGCCGCCGACGATCGCGGTCGGCATCCCGAGCGAGCTGCTCCAGCGCCGGCCGGACATCCGCCGAGCCGAGCGCCAGCTCGCCGCCGCGAGCGCGAACATCGGCGTCGCCAAGGCCGACCTGTTCCCACGCCTCTCGCTGAGCGGCAGCGTCGGCCTCAGCGCCGAGCAGGCGGCCGAGCTGTTCGCCGGCCGCTCGTTCGCGGCCGTGGGCGGCCCGACGTTCGAGTGGCCGATCTTCAACTACGGCCGCCTGATCAACAACGTCCGCGCCCAGGACGCGGCGTTCCAGGCGCTGGTCGCGGTGTACGAGGACACGGTGCTGCGCGCGCAGCAGGAGGTCGAGGACGCGCTCATCGGCTACGTGCGCGGCGCCGCCGCGGTGGCGATCCTCGAGCGCAGCGTCACGGCGGCGAACCGCGCCGTCGAGCTGTCGATCATCCAGTATCGCGAGGGCGCCACGGACTACACGCGCGTCCTCGACACGCAGCAGGCGAAACTGACGTCCGACGATCGCCTGGCCAACCAGCGCGGCACCCTGACGCTCGCGGTGGTCAATCTGTACAAGGCGCTGGGCGGCGGCTGGCAGCAGCGTGAAGGCCGCCCGCTGATCCCGGAGGAGACGAAGGACGCCATGCGCGCACGCACGTGGTACGGGAGCATGCTCGACCCCGCGGAGCAGGAGGCGGACGTCGACCAGGCGGAGCGCGACCTCGAGCCCGACCGCCCCTGGTCCGACTTCCGGTGGTGGTGGCCGCAGTGGTAG
- a CDS encoding right-handed parallel beta-helix repeat-containing protein — protein sequence MLVESNAAATSSSGGIGLDGGALLLVDGTVEANVAAGSVGGGIGTSREATVQLERSAVVGNEAAVDGGGIFVTGRGIVARNTTISGNEATAGRGGGIALDGPRRRVSTTSPSPATRPRPARAAGSSPPRRPPASPSATRCSSTTSPTIVQARSRHSRPTWCRRAAHAPSSA from the coding sequence GTGCTCGTCGAGTCCAACGCGGCAGCCACCTCCAGCAGCGGCGGCATCGGCCTCGACGGCGGTGCGCTGCTGCTGGTCGACGGCACGGTCGAGGCCAACGTCGCCGCGGGGTCGGTCGGCGGTGGTATCGGCACGAGCCGGGAGGCGACGGTCCAGCTGGAACGCAGCGCGGTCGTCGGCAACGAGGCCGCGGTCGACGGCGGCGGCATCTTCGTCACCGGCCGAGGGATCGTCGCGCGGAACACGACGATCAGCGGCAACGAGGCGACCGCGGGACGCGGAGGCGGCATCGCTCTCGACGGGCCCCGCCGGCGCGTCTCAACAACGTCACCATCACCCGCAACAAGGCCCCGGCCGGCACGGGCGGCGGGCTCTTCGCCGCCGCGACGGCCACCGGCGTCGCCGTCGGCAACACGCTGCTCGTCGACAACCAGCCCGACGATTGTGCAGGCACGCTCACGGCATTCGCGCCCAACCTGGTGCAGACGCGCGGCACATGCACCGTCCTCGGCGTGA
- a CDS encoding VOC family protein, whose protein sequence is MAARGFSHVGLSTLDLDATRAFYEGVLGFRAVRCDTMEFEEGGRIRHVFFDLGDGQLIAFMEPGGIPGFPEYDPGINRGLGVPEAFYHFAFEVESEAALLARRAHLLSKGVKVTPVVDHEWMQSIYFKDPNGLMLEYAWTSRALTADDAVMQVRERLSLRQRSPVTDFRDR, encoded by the coding sequence GTGGCGGCGCGCGGGTTCTCCCACGTCGGGCTCTCCACCCTCGACCTGGACGCCACGCGCGCCTTCTACGAGGGGGTCCTCGGATTCCGCGCCGTCCGCTGCGATACGATGGAGTTCGAGGAGGGCGGCCGCATCCGGCACGTCTTCTTCGACCTCGGCGACGGCCAGCTGATCGCCTTCATGGAGCCCGGGGGCATCCCCGGGTTCCCCGAGTACGACCCGGGCATCAACCGCGGTCTCGGCGTGCCGGAGGCGTTCTACCACTTCGCGTTCGAGGTCGAGTCCGAGGCCGCGCTGCTCGCCAGGCGCGCCCACCTGCTGTCGAAGGGCGTCAAGGTCACGCCCGTCGTCGACCACGAGTGGATGCAGTCGATCTACTTCAAGGACCCGAACGGCCTCATGCTCGAGTACGCATGGACGTCGCGCGCGCTGACGGCCGACGACGCGGTGATGCAGGTCCGCGAGCGCCTGTCGCTGCGGCAGCGCTCCCCGGTCACCGACTTCCGCGACAGGTAA
- a CDS encoding metallophosphoesterase family protein, with protein MPGCDFTRRHFLRWTAVAAASPLFTRRLFDNGVAAARSRRGPISAVNLELVTLTEQRAIITWYTGYTGTDDGLGRMEPAPADGVVYWGTDPQRLTRIAVDRWRDTPYHYVELRGLEPGETYYYQARSNDLPATPTPFTLIAGNAVGTSGYGLTTGGPYAFTAPQPPPGRFLFSVALCNDLHVGETTAGLVGGTPITGIQQEPGLPPYPEVMLRALVHDATRLGASFLLAAGDITAEAAPVDLSRAGKLLRRFGRYRRHWFVTRGNHDRAHDGEEYAACRIGRWQGHDCFQDRFFPAGEPGYFARELQGLRILGLDTYDKPGRGNDAGALSGEQLAWFRDELGRARDQPTIVFGHHPLIVEQSPFPTSASNTLEPAQVATLLSDYAGTPGLFLHHAGHTHRNKRTISAAAPNVTMQEVAACKEYPGGFSLLRLYTGGFAMNFHKTRSRLARRWSERSRQEILGLWPQFSLGASVSDRNTVVARDLSGLTPVPGAKMR; from the coding sequence ATGCCGGGCTGTGACTTCACCCGCCGCCACTTCCTGCGCTGGACCGCCGTCGCGGCCGCGTCGCCGCTCTTCACGCGCCGCCTCTTCGACAACGGCGTCGCCGCCGCGCGCAGCCGGCGCGGGCCCATCTCGGCGGTCAACCTCGAGCTCGTCACCCTCACCGAGCAGCGGGCGATCATCACCTGGTACACCGGCTACACCGGCACCGACGACGGGCTCGGGCGCATGGAGCCCGCGCCGGCCGACGGGGTCGTCTACTGGGGCACCGATCCGCAGCGGCTGACGCGCATCGCCGTCGATCGCTGGCGCGACACGCCGTACCACTACGTCGAGCTCCGTGGGCTCGAGCCGGGCGAGACCTACTACTATCAGGCGCGCTCCAACGATCTCCCCGCGACGCCGACGCCCTTCACGCTGATCGCCGGCAACGCGGTCGGCACGTCCGGCTACGGACTCACGACGGGCGGCCCGTACGCCTTCACCGCGCCGCAGCCGCCGCCCGGGCGCTTCCTCTTCTCCGTCGCGCTCTGCAACGACCTGCACGTCGGCGAGACGACCGCGGGGCTCGTCGGCGGCACGCCGATCACCGGCATCCAGCAGGAGCCAGGGCTGCCGCCCTATCCCGAGGTCATGCTCCGGGCCCTGGTCCACGACGCCACCCGTCTCGGCGCGTCGTTCCTGCTCGCGGCGGGCGACATCACCGCCGAGGCCGCCCCGGTCGATCTCAGCCGTGCCGGCAAGCTTCTCCGGCGCTTCGGCCGCTACCGCCGCCACTGGTTCGTCACGCGCGGCAACCACGACCGCGCGCACGACGGCGAGGAGTATGCGGCCTGCCGCATCGGCCGGTGGCAGGGTCACGACTGCTTCCAGGACCGGTTCTTCCCCGCCGGCGAGCCCGGGTACTTCGCCCGCGAGCTCCAGGGGCTCCGCATCCTCGGGCTCGACACCTACGACAAGCCCGGCCGGGGCAACGACGCGGGCGCGCTCTCGGGCGAACAGCTCGCCTGGTTCCGCGACGAGCTCGGACGGGCGCGCGACCAGCCGACGATCGTCTTCGGCCACCACCCGCTCATCGTGGAGCAGTCGCCGTTCCCCACCTCGGCGAGCAACACGCTCGAGCCGGCGCAGGTGGCCACGCTCCTCTCCGACTACGCCGGCACGCCCGGACTCTTCCTGCACCATGCCGGCCACACGCATCGCAACAAGCGCACGATCAGCGCCGCGGCGCCGAACGTCACCATGCAGGAGGTGGCGGCGTGCAAGGAGTACCCGGGAGGCTTCTCGCTGCTGCGGCTCTACACCGGCGGCTTTGCCATGAACTTCCACAAGACGCGCAGCCGCCTCGCGCGACGGTGGAGCGAGCGCAGCCGGCAGGAGATCCTCGGCTTGTGGCCGCAGTTCTCGCTCGGGGCGAGCGTGTCGGATCGCAACACGGTCGTGGCGCGGGACCTGTCCGGGCTGACGCCGGTGCCGGGCGCGAAGATGCGTTGA
- a CDS encoding sulfotransferase — protein sequence MQDRLIFLIGAPRSGTTLLARMLSAHSLIYGRAEPHLITPIAHLGFYGNVQKAPYDPFNAEQAIKEIVDEIPRGEQGYLDALRAYTDSLYAQMMETAPAGKRFFLDKTPAYGLVLPFLAKLYPHAKYVVLTRHPLAVLSSYVESFFDGDYHAALAHNPILQRYVPALAAFVRDQPVPLVWVKYEELVKDPETHFRRVCDYLGVPFEEKAISYGESGEAFKGLGDPVGVQQHSRPVTSSVSKWAAEIASNPQTLALVSQVLEQLDPVDLETLGYAREKIVAQLAAAAGSPAPVRAKAPLRYRMERKVLVALRRNIHHNALGRQLKRLRFALDVVLRE from the coding sequence ATGCAGGACCGGCTCATCTTCCTGATCGGCGCCCCCCGTTCGGGGACGACGCTGCTCGCGCGCATGCTCTCGGCCCATTCGCTGATCTACGGGCGGGCCGAGCCCCACCTCATCACGCCGATCGCGCACCTCGGCTTCTACGGCAACGTGCAGAAGGCGCCGTACGATCCCTTCAACGCCGAGCAGGCCATCAAGGAGATCGTCGACGAGATCCCCCGCGGCGAGCAGGGCTACCTCGACGCCCTACGGGCCTACACCGACTCGCTGTATGCACAGATGATGGAGACGGCGCCGGCCGGTAAGCGCTTCTTCCTCGACAAGACACCGGCCTACGGCCTCGTCCTGCCCTTCCTCGCGAAGCTCTACCCGCACGCGAAGTACGTCGTCCTGACGCGCCACCCGCTCGCGGTTCTGTCCTCGTACGTCGAGTCGTTCTTCGACGGCGACTATCACGCCGCGCTCGCGCACAACCCGATCCTCCAGCGCTACGTGCCGGCGCTCGCCGCCTTCGTACGCGACCAGCCCGTGCCGCTCGTGTGGGTGAAGTACGAGGAGCTGGTGAAGGACCCCGAGACCCACTTCCGCCGCGTCTGCGACTACCTGGGCGTGCCGTTCGAGGAGAAGGCGATCAGCTACGGCGAGAGCGGCGAGGCGTTCAAAGGCCTCGGCGACCCCGTCGGCGTGCAGCAGCACTCGCGTCCAGTGACGTCCTCGGTATCGAAGTGGGCGGCCGAGATCGCCTCCAACCCGCAGACGCTGGCGCTGGTCTCGCAGGTGCTCGAGCAGCTCGATCCGGTCGATCTCGAGACGCTCGGCTATGCGCGCGAGAAGATCGTCGCGCAGCTGGCCGCTGCCGCCGGCTCGCCGGCGCCGGTGCGCGCCAAGGCGCCGCTCCGCTACCGCATGGAGCGCAAGGTGCTGGTGGCGCTGCGGCGGAACATCCACCACAACGCGCTCGGCCGGCAGCTGAAGCGACTGCGGTTCGCCCTCGACGTCGTCCTCCGCGAGTAG
- a CDS encoding multidrug efflux RND transporter permease subunit: protein MISRFFIDRPIFANVIAIVTIIFGLVTLRTLPIEQYPEITPPTVQVSTTYPGANAQVVADTVAAPIEQQVNGVEGMLYMSSVSASDGSYNLTVTFDVGVDLDIAQVLVQNRVAIAEPLLPDDVQRQGIVTQKQSTNIIQFVVLTSPDDRYDALFLSNFATLRVRDVLSRVPGVGAVNVFGAAQYSMRVWLDPQQLKSRTLTTGDVIAAIQEQNVQVPAGQVGAPPAPDTQTFQFVVNVLGRLESTKQFEDIIVKTDGDRITRLRDIARVELGGQTYDTFFEKNGKPAAGIAIFQLPGANALDVATRIRAAMADMQKSFPDGLVYDIPFDTTLFVSQAIHEVYRTLVEAGILVLIVILIFLQDWRAVLVPATTVPVTIIGAFAGLAAFGFTVNLLTLFGLVLAIGIVVDDAIVIVENASHHIEADGVSPREATIRAMDEVTGPVMGITFVLMAVFLPATFLGGITGQLYRQFAMTIAITAIISAVNALTLKPAQCAVYLRPTAGKKKNAFFRAFNRVYARVEDRYVRLVEYLVAHTRLVMLAFLVLLGVTLWGFRGLPTGFLPVEDQGYVISGIQLPDAASQARTHAATRKMNDILANTKGVVNWNIVGGRSILDNATASNAAAIYIVFAPWEERTDPALSQDAIVGHLRHEFAKIEDGITFVFPPPSIRGLGTAGGFQLQLEDRGGVGLMALQQMTDEMVRDGHTQTSLAALNSTFRAAVPQIFADVDRVKAKSIGVPLTSVFNTLQTYLGSAYVNDFNLYDRTYQVRVQAAPQYRLHAGDIRRLEVRNDTGQMLPLGTLVDVRDTVGPQILTRYNLYPSAAITGEAAPGYSSGQALELMEEMAAAKLPREMGIEWTGISFQEKRVGGEATMIFALAVLLVFLVLAAQYESWTSPAAVVLVVPLALLGTVIAVALRGMDNNVYTQIGVVLLIALASKNAILIVEFAREHRAKGLSVVEATIEAARLRFRPILMTSFAFILGVYPLVIASGAGAASRRALGTAVFGGMITSTLLSVVFVPVFYVVCQNASERWAARKAARAAGGDPAPAA from the coding sequence ATGATCTCCCGCTTCTTCATCGACCGTCCGATCTTCGCGAACGTCATCGCGATCGTGACGATCATCTTCGGCCTCGTGACGCTGCGCACGCTGCCGATCGAGCAGTACCCGGAGATCACGCCGCCCACGGTGCAGGTGTCGACGACGTATCCCGGCGCCAACGCCCAGGTCGTCGCCGACACGGTCGCCGCGCCGATCGAGCAGCAGGTGAACGGCGTCGAGGGCATGCTCTACATGTCCTCGGTCAGCGCCAGCGACGGCTCGTACAATCTGACGGTCACGTTCGACGTCGGCGTCGACCTCGACATCGCCCAGGTGCTGGTCCAGAACCGCGTCGCCATCGCCGAGCCGCTGCTGCCCGACGACGTGCAGCGCCAGGGCATCGTCACGCAGAAGCAGTCGACGAACATCATCCAGTTCGTCGTGCTGACCTCGCCCGACGACCGCTACGACGCGCTCTTCCTGTCGAACTTCGCGACGCTGCGCGTGCGCGACGTGCTCTCGCGCGTGCCCGGCGTCGGCGCGGTCAACGTCTTCGGCGCGGCGCAGTACAGCATGCGCGTCTGGCTCGACCCGCAGCAGCTGAAGTCGCGCACGCTCACCACCGGCGACGTCATCGCCGCCATCCAGGAGCAGAACGTCCAGGTGCCTGCCGGCCAGGTCGGCGCGCCGCCCGCCCCGGACACGCAGACCTTCCAGTTCGTCGTCAACGTCCTCGGCCGCCTCGAGAGCACGAAGCAGTTCGAGGACATCATCGTGAAGACGGACGGCGACCGCATCACGCGCCTGCGCGACATCGCCCGGGTCGAGCTGGGCGGCCAGACGTACGACACGTTCTTCGAGAAGAACGGCAAGCCCGCCGCCGGCATCGCCATCTTCCAGCTCCCGGGCGCCAACGCGCTCGACGTCGCCACGCGCATCCGCGCCGCGATGGCCGACATGCAGAAGAGCTTCCCCGACGGCCTCGTCTACGACATCCCGTTCGACACCACGCTCTTCGTCTCGCAGGCGATCCACGAGGTGTACCGGACGCTGGTCGAGGCCGGCATCCTCGTCCTGATCGTCATCCTCATCTTCCTCCAGGACTGGCGCGCGGTGCTGGTGCCGGCGACGACCGTCCCGGTCACCATCATCGGCGCGTTCGCCGGCCTCGCCGCCTTCGGCTTCACGGTGAACCTGCTGACGCTGTTCGGGCTGGTCCTCGCCATCGGCATCGTCGTCGACGACGCCATCGTCATCGTCGAGAACGCGTCGCACCACATCGAGGCCGACGGCGTGTCGCCGCGCGAGGCCACCATCCGCGCCATGGACGAGGTGACCGGCCCGGTCATGGGCATCACCTTCGTGCTGATGGCAGTGTTCCTGCCCGCGACGTTCCTCGGCGGCATCACCGGGCAGCTCTACCGGCAGTTCGCCATGACGATCGCAATCACCGCGATCATCAGCGCCGTCAACGCCCTCACGCTGAAACCCGCGCAGTGCGCCGTCTACCTGCGCCCGACCGCCGGCAAGAAGAAGAACGCGTTTTTCCGCGCCTTCAACCGCGTCTACGCGCGCGTCGAGGATCGCTACGTGCGGCTCGTCGAGTACCTCGTCGCGCACACGCGGCTGGTGATGCTCGCGTTTCTCGTCCTGCTCGGCGTCACGCTGTGGGGCTTCCGCGGGCTGCCGACCGGGTTCCTGCCGGTCGAAGACCAGGGCTACGTCATCTCGGGCATCCAGCTCCCCGACGCCGCCTCCCAGGCGCGCACGCACGCCGCGACGCGCAAGATGAACGACATCCTCGCCAACACGAAGGGCGTCGTGAACTGGAACATCGTCGGCGGCCGCTCGATCCTCGACAACGCCACGGCGTCCAACGCGGCCGCCATCTACATCGTCTTCGCCCCCTGGGAGGAGCGGACCGACCCCGCGCTGAGCCAGGACGCGATCGTGGGCCACCTGCGCCACGAGTTCGCCAAGATCGAGGACGGCATCACGTTCGTGTTCCCGCCGCCTTCGATCCGCGGCCTCGGCACGGCGGGCGGCTTCCAGCTCCAGCTCGAGGATCGCGGCGGCGTCGGCCTCATGGCGCTGCAGCAGATGACCGACGAGATGGTCCGCGACGGGCATACGCAGACCAGCCTGGCGGCGCTCAACTCGACCTTCCGCGCCGCCGTGCCGCAGATCTTCGCCGACGTCGACCGCGTGAAGGCCAAGTCGATCGGCGTACCGCTGACGTCGGTGTTCAACACGCTCCAGACCTATCTCGGCTCGGCGTACGTCAACGACTTCAACCTCTACGACCGCACCTATCAGGTGCGCGTGCAGGCGGCGCCGCAGTACCGCCTGCACGCCGGGGACATCCGTCGTCTCGAGGTCCGCAACGACACCGGCCAGATGCTGCCGCTCGGCACGCTGGTCGACGTGCGCGACACGGTCGGCCCGCAGATCCTCACCCGCTACAACCTCTACCCTTCGGCGGCGATCACCGGCGAGGCGGCGCCGGGCTACAGCTCGGGCCAGGCGCTCGAGCTGATGGAGGAGATGGCTGCCGCGAAGCTGCCCAGGGAGATGGGCATCGAGTGGACGGGCATCTCGTTCCAGGAGAAGCGCGTCGGCGGCGAGGCGACGATGATCTTCGCCCTCGCCGTCCTGCTCGTCTTCCTCGTGCTGGCGGCCCAGTACGAGAGCTGGACCAGCCCCGCCGCGGTCGTGCTGGTCGTGCCGCTCGCGCTCCTCGGCACGGTCATCGCGGTTGCGCTGCGCGGCATGGACAACAACGTCTACACGCAGATCGGCGTCGTCCTCCTGATCGCGCTGGCGAGCAAGAACGCCATCCTCATCGTCGAGTTCGCGCGCGAGCACCGCGCCAAGGGGCTGTCGGTGGTCGAGGCGACGATCGAGGCGGCGCGTCTGCGCTTCCGCCCCATCCTGATGACGTCGTTCGCGTTCATCCTCGGCGTCTATCCGCTGGTGATCGCGTCGGGGGCGGGCGCAGCCAGCCGCCGGGCGCTCGGCACGGCCGTGTTCGGCGGCATGATCACGTCGACGCTGCTGTCGGTGGTGTTCGTGCCGGTGTTCTACGTCGTCTGCCAGAACGCCAGCGAGCGCTGGGCGGCGCGCAAGGCGGCGCGCGCGGCCGGAGGCGATCCGGCGCCCGCCGCGTAG
- a CDS encoding efflux RND transporter periplasmic adaptor subunit, with product MAAVVARGLVALVLLLAAACGGGNQYAPPPPPEVEVGLPVAQEVTTWSEFTGHTVAIASVELRARVAGFLDSINFTPGTEVKKGDLLFVIEPQLYEARVAEARAVLAGMEAQAKAAQEQLDITQNIFERNAGSRTDLVQKTQARDLAVANAAQAKATLAAAQLNLDYTHVHAPIGGLIDRNYVDVANLVGAGEATALATIVTQDPIYAYFEVSERDLLEYRDLERRGLTAVPEGTRNPAYLGLLTDDGFPHQGTLDYSSNRVDPSTGTFELRAVFPNPNRQIVPGLFVRVRLPRTRAHALLVPDAALGADLGGPFLLTVDGEDIVQFKRVRTGTLVGQLRIIEEGIEPTDRVVVNGLQRARAGAPVKPKLVAIEAPPPVDPTQATR from the coding sequence GTGGCCGCAGTGGTAGCGCGCGGGCTCGTCGCGCTCGTGCTGCTGCTCGCGGCGGCGTGCGGCGGCGGCAACCAGTACGCGCCCCCGCCCCCGCCGGAGGTCGAGGTCGGCCTGCCCGTCGCCCAGGAGGTGACGACGTGGTCCGAGTTCACCGGCCACACGGTCGCGATCGCCTCGGTCGAGCTGCGCGCGCGCGTCGCCGGCTTCCTCGACAGCATCAACTTCACGCCCGGCACCGAGGTGAAGAAGGGCGACCTCCTCTTCGTCATCGAGCCCCAGCTCTACGAGGCGCGGGTCGCCGAAGCGCGCGCCGTCCTCGCCGGCATGGAGGCGCAGGCGAAGGCGGCGCAGGAGCAGCTCGACATCACCCAGAATATCTTCGAGCGCAACGCCGGCAGCCGGACCGACCTCGTCCAGAAGACGCAGGCGCGCGACCTCGCCGTCGCCAACGCCGCCCAGGCCAAGGCGACGCTCGCCGCCGCGCAGCTGAACCTCGACTACACCCACGTCCACGCGCCCATCGGCGGGCTCATCGACCGCAACTACGTCGACGTCGCCAACCTCGTCGGCGCCGGCGAGGCCACCGCCCTCGCGACCATCGTGACGCAGGACCCGATCTACGCCTACTTCGAGGTGAGCGAGCGCGACCTCCTCGAGTACCGCGACCTCGAGCGCCGCGGCCTCACCGCCGTTCCCGAAGGCACGCGCAACCCGGCCTACCTCGGCCTCCTCACCGACGACGGCTTCCCGCACCAGGGCACGCTCGACTACAGCTCGAACCGCGTCGATCCGAGCACCGGCACGTTCGAGCTGCGCGCCGTCTTCCCGAACCCGAACCGGCAGATCGTCCCCGGCCTCTTCGTGCGCGTCCGCCTGCCGCGGACCCGGGCCCACGCCCTGCTCGTGCCCGACGCCGCGCTCGGCGCCGATCTGGGCGGCCCCTTCCTCCTCACGGTCGACGGCGAGGACATCGTGCAGTTCAAGCGCGTCCGCACCGGCACGCTCGTCGGCCAGCTGCGCATCATCGAGGAGGGCATCGAGCCCACCGACCGCGTGGTCGTGAACGGCCTCCAGCGCGCCCGCGCCGGCGCGCCGGTGAAGCCGAAGCTGGTCGCCATCGAGGCGCCGCCGCCGGTCGACCCGACCCAAGCCACACGATGA
- a CDS encoding SgcJ/EcaC family oxidoreductase, whose translation MNADERDIRDLHSTWIAAVNAGDLAPLLGLMTGDVVLLNPGEEPLGREGFSANFSAAHRQVLIRCTSELEDVAIVGAVAYAWSRDALSVTPRTGGEATRLAGHRLTIYRKQADGRWLLARDAHTLAPVTEPRS comes from the coding sequence CGCCGACGAGCGCGATATCCGCGACCTGCACTCCACCTGGATCGCCGCGGTCAACGCGGGCGATCTCGCCCCATTGCTCGGCCTGATGACCGGCGACGTCGTGTTGCTGAATCCGGGGGAGGAGCCGCTCGGCCGGGAGGGGTTCTCCGCCAACTTCTCGGCCGCTCACAGACAGGTGCTGATCCGTTGCACCAGCGAGCTGGAAGACGTCGCGATCGTTGGCGCGGTCGCGTACGCGTGGAGCCGGGACGCATTGTCCGTGACGCCGCGCACCGGCGGAGAAGCGACGCGTCTCGCCGGCCATCGCCTGACGATCTATAGAAAGCAGGCCGACGGCCGCTGGCTCCTCGCCCGCGATGCCCACACCTTGGCTCCAGTCACGGAGCCGAGATCGTAG
- a CDS encoding SDR family NAD(P)-dependent oxidoreductase has product MSKLLEGKVAVVTGAGRGIGRGIALALAREGAKVVVNDIGCGTDGRGTDADPAAVVCKEIAELGSEAAPNYDSVAEYESAGNIVKTALDKWGRCDILVNNAGILRDKQLVNMSWEDFDDVLKVHLYGGFNCCRHALPVMREQKYGRIINIVSSAGLRGNFGQANYGAAKAGLMGLTFVIAVEHMKGNAEGKYSITANAMAPAGMTRMVGQIPGMEGRPVPPEMNPDLNGPIVAYLGSEQAKHVNGQVFGRRGFAYTLFQTPKPLAAMFKEGGWEAGEIAKNFDAAFFDHLNVPGIPMSPAMKEAAAKAAAAKAEKKG; this is encoded by the coding sequence ATGAGCAAGCTTCTCGAAGGCAAGGTCGCGGTCGTTACGGGTGCGGGACGCGGCATCGGCCGCGGCATCGCGCTGGCGCTGGCGCGCGAAGGCGCGAAGGTGGTCGTGAACGACATCGGCTGCGGCACCGACGGCCGTGGCACCGACGCCGATCCGGCGGCCGTCGTCTGCAAGGAGATCGCGGAGCTCGGCAGCGAGGCGGCCCCGAACTACGACAGCGTCGCCGAGTACGAGAGCGCCGGGAACATCGTCAAGACGGCGCTCGACAAGTGGGGCCGCTGCGACATCCTCGTCAACAACGCCGGCATCCTGCGCGACAAGCAGCTCGTCAACATGAGCTGGGAGGACTTCGACGACGTCCTCAAGGTGCACCTCTACGGCGGCTTCAACTGCTGCCGGCACGCGCTGCCGGTGATGCGTGAGCAGAAGTACGGGCGCATCATCAACATCGTCTCCAGCGCCGGCCTGCGCGGCAACTTCGGCCAGGCGAACTACGGCGCCGCCAAGGCCGGTCTCATGGGGCTCACGTTCGTGATCGCGGTCGAGCACATGAAGGGCAACGCCGAGGGCAAGTACTCGATCACCGCCAACGCGATGGCGCCCGCGGGCATGACCCGCATGGTCGGCCAGATCCCCGGCATGGAGGGCCGTCCGGTCCCGCCGGAGATGAACCCCGATCTCAACGGGCCGATCGTCGCGTACCTCGGGTCGGAACAGGCGAAGCACGTGAACGGCCAGGTCTTCGGCCGCCGCGGCTTCGCCTACACGCTCTTCCAGACGCCGAAGCCGCTCGCCGCCATGTTCAAGGAAGGCGGTTGGGAGGCCGGCGAGATCGCGAAGAACTTCGACGCCGCGTTCTTCGACCACCTGAACGTGCCCGGCATCCCGATGTCGCCCGCGATGAAGGAGGCGGCCGCCAAGGCCGCCGCCGCGAAGGCGGAGAAGAAGGGATAG